The following nucleotide sequence is from Deinococcus multiflagellatus.
CCCCGCAATCTCCCTGAAGATGGGAGCGGCCAGCTGCGAACCCTGGTAGTTGCGTTTGGCGCCCCGCACCATGACTGCCACGGTGTACCGCGGCGGCTCTGTCAACACCAGGCCCGCGAAGGTACTCGTAAAAATCCGCTCACTGTAGCGGCCATTTTCAGCCACCTGCGCCGTCCCGGTCTTTCCACTCAGGTGGTAGCCCGGTATGCCGGCCTGTTTCGAGATCCCGTCGTCAATCACGGCGTGCAGCATGGCGCGGGTGGTGCGCGCAATCTCCGGGCGAAGTACCGGTCGCCGGCGGATTGGCGTGCCGGCGAGCAGCGAGGGCGCCACGTAGACGCCGTCATTTGCCAGCACGTTGAAGGCGGCGGCCAATTGAAGGGTGGTTACCGTCATGCCCTGACCAAAGGCATTGGTGGCGCGAATCACGTCGTCCCACTGTTCGGGCGGTCTCACTTGCCCGCGGCCTGTCGAGACGCCAACAGGCGCGGCCCGGCCAAAACCGTACGCCTGCAAGTAGGCGTGCATCTCCGAGGGCGGAAACGCCTCTACCAACCGGGTCATGCCCACATTGCTGGAGTAGCGCAGAATCTGTTGGGTGTTCAGGCGGCCTGGGTGAGGCACGATATCCCCGATGGTGGCGCTTCCTACCCGGCGGCGCATGGGGGTCTCGTACTCGCGTTCAGGGGTGGTCGCCCCCTCATTGAGCAGCGCAGCGACAATCAGCGGCTTCATGACGCTGCCCGGCTCATATTCGTCCAGGAAAGCGCGGTTTCGCCACTGGGTGGGCGAAGCGCTTCGCCAGGCATTGGGGTCATAGGACGGGTAGGTGGCCGCAGCCAAAACACGACCTGTCGCCACATCCAACACGACACTTGAGGCGAAATCGGCGTCCACGGCCCGCGCTGCGGTTTCCAGCGCCCGTTCGGTGATCGCCTGAACGAGGCTCTGGATGGTCAGGGTGACCGGCTCTCCCGCACTGAGCTGGGTCTCACGGCTGTATTCAATGCCTTCAAGCCCTTCGGTGCGCCCCATGAATCCCACCAGCGCGGCGCCGGAACTCTTCTGCGGGTACACCCGGCCTTGGCCAGCCGCGCTGTCGTGGGCCAGGAGCCGCCCGTCGCTGCTCGTGATGTGTCCGCGCTCAGGACGGGGCGTCTCAAGTTGACCCACCGAAGGCGGCGTCATCAGCCGGGCGAAGGCCAGCACCAGCATGACCCAACACATCAAACCCACCAGATACATCCACCAGACCCGCCGCGGGCGTCTGGGTCTTCCTCGTTCATTCATATAGCTGTTTTCCTTTCGTTCGCGTGCCGGCGTAGGGCCGGCACTTGCATTTACTTCAAAGCGTGGAGGCTGAGTTCGGGTCACGGCTTGGGATGTTCATGCGGCCCCGGTGCGTCCACCAGACCACAGCCAGGAGCACCAGGGCCAGGCCACCCCCGACCAGAAACGCCTGATCGGGGAGGCGTGTGCCCAGCAGGCCAGCGACAGGGTAGGCGAATGCCCACCAAAGATGGCTCCAGGCGAAGTGGGCGCCGTACACCCGGCCCTGTGCAGCTTCATCCGTGCGTTCGGCCAGCAAGGTCTCGGTGGGCAGATTCACCCAGTTCTGGCCGATGCCGGCCAAGAGCCAGAACCCCATCAGGCCTCCCAGAGGCAGCAGATCACCAGGCAGAATCGCCACACTTGTGACGAGTGCCCCCAGAGCGATGAACCGTGTCAGAGGGATTCGCCGGCCAGCTGCCCCCACAGCCAGGGACGCCAGGGCCGCGCCCAGTCCAAAGGCCGCCATCACCCATCCATATGACGCTTCGCCCAGCTTCAGGTCTCCCTGCACCCTGGAAACCGTCGCCGTGAGAATCAGTGCGCCTGTAACAGCCGCCACCAGTTCCATCAGGAGAGCAAAGCGGACTGGGGGGTCACGCCACAACCGGGCGGTGCCGTCCTTGACATCGGTCAAGGTGCTGCGCGCCACCGGCTCCGTGCTCGCCCGCAGCGCCGGCAGGGTGAGGATCAGAAGCCCGGCGATCAGGAAGCTCGCCGCGTCCACCAGAAAGAGGGCGCGCGTGCCCAGCCACGCGGCGAGCAGGCCGGCCAGCCCTGGGCCCACGATGGCCAGGAGTTCGGTGGTTGCACTGGAAAGCGCGAACGCAGGTCGGCTGTCCTCCCGGCCCATGACCAGGGGGACGGTGGCCTGGTTGGTGGGGGTGAAGAACGCGGTAAAGGCGTTGAGCAGGACCATCAGCACGTAGATCTGCCAGACCTGCGTGACAAAGAACATGCCGAGCATGACGAGCAGGCGCCCAAAGTGGCAGGTCAGCAGCACGGTACGCCGGTTCACCCGGTCGGCCAGAACCCCGGCGAGGGGACTGAGCAGGACGAACACGGTGACCCGGAGCGTCAGGGCGAGCGCGAGAATGACAGGCGCCTGATCTGGACCGGCCAGTTGGGCAGCCAGAAGGGCCAGTCCCACCCAGGTGAGGGCGTCGCCGATCTGGCTGACAGTCTGCGCGGCGTAGAGACGAGCGAAGCGCGGATTGCGCAGGGCCGAGAAGGTGGCCAGGGCGTTCAATGCACACTCCCTGGGGTGGCTTCGGCCACCGGATGATCCGGCAATGCCAGCCGGGCATGCTGTGCATGACTGAAGGCCTCTTGCAGCAGCGTCACCAGGTGGGCATCGGCCAACCGGTAGTGCATATGCAGACCGTCCCGGCGGGAGGTCACCAGATGTGCGTGACGCAGAACGGCAAGATGACGGCTGACGGTACTCTGAGGCAGATGCAACGCCTCAACCAGTGCGGTGACAGTGTGCTCGCCCAGGGTGAGCTGCAGCAGCAGGTTCACTCGAAGAGGCTCTCGGAGAGCGTCAAACAGCCGGGTCACATGCAGGAGGTCATCGGGCGGAGGCGGAACGGGCAAGGGGTGTCGGTGCATGCTTGAGTATATCTGTTTATTCGGATAGACAAATATAGTGAGATATAGAGAGATTGGCGGTTGCGTGGAGCCGGTGGCCAGACAGATGGGCGGACACCCACTGCATTTGGGGCGATGCAGCGCGGCGCTTCATCCAGCAAAGGAAAGGGGGGCATAACGCTTCGGACAGGTCCAGTGGCTATCTGGAGAGGGAAGCGATCCTCAACAACTGACGTTCGAGGGAGCCACGAAACAGACGAAGAATCCCACCTTATTCAGAACCCGGCGGCACCGGCCAACTGGCGACTCTTCACATATACTGGTCATCAGCTCCAGAAATTAGGTGACAGCGCTGGGCATCCTGTTCGGGCATGAAGGAGAGCCTTGACTTGAGCTCCATCCCCTTTCTCCTGGGCCCACCGCTCTATGTCTGCGGTGGGTTGTGGCTGGGGGGCCATACCGGCCAGGACTTCAGTTCACGGCGCCACCGCTCAAACCGAATCTGCCGTTTGATGACGCGGCACCGATAGACCAAGCCAGCAGGGAAGCATGCAGCGTACACACATGTCTGCATGGGCCTCCATTATTTTTAAACCCCTCCGTGGAACGAGCCGCCTCAGCTCAAAGTTCCGGCAGGGAGCGGCCTCGACTCTCTACTGAGAAAACCTCTTGCTTGCGTAATCCCCATCAATGTGGACTTCGATAATCCCTGTACGTCATGAAACTGTGAGCCGGCCCCTAGCCTGAGGGATGACTCTCCCCGCTCACGCGCATCTGCAACGCCTGCTCGCCTTTTTGAAGAAGTACTGGCGCGCCCTTCTCACCCTCTTTTTCAGTCTCCTTCTTCCCCTCTTGGGCTTCGTCAAGATCGCCGAAGAGGTCTATGAGAAAGAGCCCTTCGCCTTTGAAGAGCCCCTGATGCTTGCGGTTCACGCTGGTGCCTCCACAGCTTTGAATAACGTGACCCGGTTCCTTTCACTGTTTGGCAACATGGCCGGCATGGTGCCTCTGACGGGCCTTCTCAGCGTCATGCTCTACCGCATTCGCCCCCGACTGGCCTACTTTCTCCTGCTGGCGTTGGGCGGCACGGTGGCAATCAACACGGTCCTCAAACAGTTTTTTGACCGGCCCCGCCCCGCGTTCTGGACCCCATTTCTCCCCGAACCTGACTTCTCTTTCCCGAGTGGTCACGCCATGTTTGCGAGTGCGCTGGTGAGCGCTGTC
It contains:
- a CDS encoding peptidoglycan D,D-transpeptidase FtsI family protein; amino-acid sequence: MLVLAFARLMTPPSVGQLETPRPERGHITSSDGRLLAHDSAAGQGRVYPQKSSGAALVGFMGRTEGLEGIEYSRETQLSAGEPVTLTIQSLVQAITERALETAARAVDADFASSVVLDVATGRVLAAATYPSYDPNAWRSASPTQWRNRAFLDEYEPGSVMKPLIVAALLNEGATTPEREYETPMRRRVGSATIGDIVPHPGRLNTQQILRYSSNVGMTRLVEAFPPSEMHAYLQAYGFGRAAPVGVSTGRGQVRPPEQWDDVIRATNAFGQGMTVTTLQLAAAFNVLANDGVYVAPSLLAGTPIRRRPVLRPEIARTTRAMLHAVIDDGISKQAGIPGYHLSGKTGTAQVAENGRYSERIFTSTFAGLVLTEPPRYTVAVMVRGAKRNYQGSQLAAPIFREIAGGLISKDGLMPQPPHPAASTPPTGNCSGRRPTC
- a CDS encoding MFS transporter — protein: MNALATFSALRNPRFARLYAAQTVSQIGDALTWVGLALLAAQLAGPDQAPVILALALTLRVTVFVLLSPLAGVLADRVNRRTVLLTCHFGRLLVMLGMFFVTQVWQIYVLMVLLNAFTAFFTPTNQATVPLVMGREDSRPAFALSSATTELLAIVGPGLAGLLAAWLGTRALFLVDAASFLIAGLLILTLPALRASTEPVARSTLTDVKDGTARLWRDPPVRFALLMELVAAVTGALILTATVSRVQGDLKLGEASYGWVMAAFGLGAALASLAVGAAGRRIPLTRFIALGALVTSVAILPGDLLPLGGLMGFWLLAGIGQNWVNLPTETLLAERTDEAAQGRVYGAHFAWSHLWWAFAYPVAGLLGTRLPDQAFLVGGGLALVLLAVVWWTHRGRMNIPSRDPNSASTL
- a CDS encoding ArsR/SmtB family transcription factor, producing the protein MHRHPLPVPPPPDDLLHVTRLFDALREPLRVNLLLQLTLGEHTVTALVEALHLPQSTVSRHLAVLRHAHLVTSRRDGLHMHYRLADAHLVTLLQEAFSHAQHARLALPDHPVAEATPGSVH
- a CDS encoding phosphatase PAP2 family protein; translation: MTRFLSLFGNMAGMVPLTGLLSVMLYRIRPRLAYFLLLALGGTVAINTVLKQFFDRPRPAFWTPFLPEPDFSFPSGHAMFASALVSAVVVILWSTRWRLPALVCGALYVLAMMWSWVYIGVHYPTDVTAGALVSVAWVVGLNYVLHVHRILRPAPAASAERPGEERGRQETSSAQ